One region of Camelina sativa cultivar DH55 chromosome 6, Cs, whole genome shotgun sequence genomic DNA includes:
- the LOC104792898 gene encoding PRA1 family protein B2-like, giving the protein MSSSPATLPVTNQQATQSQPPINSHAFRTFLSRLSSSLRESLSQRRPWLELVDRSSFARPDSLTDSFTRIRKNLAYFKVNYSLIVSLVLAFSLLSHPFSLLVLLSLLGSWIFLYLFRSSDQPLVLFGRTFSDRETLLALVLTTIVVVFMTSVGSLLTSALTIGVAIVCLHGAFRVPDDLFLDEQEGSANAGLLSFIGNSAAASVVAGRV; this is encoded by the coding sequence ATGTCATCTTCTCCGGCGACTCTCCCCGTCACCAATCAGCAAGCTACTCAATCTCAACCACCGATCAATTCCCACGCCTTCCGGACTTTCCTCTCGcgtctctcctcctctctccgCGAAAGCCTCTCGCAGCGCCGTCCATGGCTAGAACTCGTAGATCGGAGCTCATTCGCTAGACCTGACTCTCTCACCGATTCATTCACCCGGATCCGTAAGAATCTCGCCTACTTCAAAGTCAATTACTCCTTAATCGTATCCTTAGTCCTCGCCTTCTCCCTCCTCTCGCATCCGTTCTCGCTCCTCGTACTCCTCTCTCTCTTAGGCTCATGGATATTTCTATACCTCTTCCGATCTTCCGATCAGCCTTTGGTTCTCTTCGGACGTACTTTCTCAGATCGCGAGACCTTGCTCGCTCTTGTTTTGACTACGATCGTGGTTGTGTTCATGACGAGCGTTGGATCTTTGTTAACCTCGGCGTTAACGATTGGGGTCGCGATTGTTTGCTTACACGGTGCGTTTAGGGTTCCGGATGATTTGTTCTTGGATGAACAAGAGGGTTCTGCTAATGCTGGATTGCTCTCGTTCATTGGTAACTCTGCTGCTGCTTCTGTTGTTGCAGGACGAGTttga
- the LOC104792899 gene encoding uncharacterized protein LOC104792899, protein MASCDSPDAFAWLQNLPPLSQWKRNSISMCICTPNSSHPSLNFSLTCIPKSPNFFTFSIVANFKNPISLFVSKPFRTINTNSNTFLNENIISTLLMGFVDVVLNYNVKRTCSIQIQNLGSTSNLKDVFNLAFFTFVFLICIYEAPTSLRTTCLKTVKDQLVTCRSRKGSKLLMVQLGSNLEEQWMRSLNLAITNWIIEVKAFQHLKSPSPLFSYAFSTQGLWKVHMYCPLVAMEMESVNSALNDERLFFSLNYHQLEGVIQFNHKIYVREKWFNIAVNIDNVRCDIIRLVNEKLLSDRGMGTEEKHFPSRISLQLTPTIQSNILMVSVQKSSENPLTEFEVEKGIEAAIDPPNTFFGLKVSANETTTKSMKPWKFEEWVHGYSANLTWFLHDLDDGREVSSSKPSKVSRMNPRAWFKNRYSSAFRPFTKQGGVVFAGDSYGQSVLWKVDKTAIGKVMEFEVKGCVWLTYWPNKHHTFYSDTRKLEFKEMLYLNLP, encoded by the exons ATGGCTTCTTGTGACTCACCTGATGCGTTTGCTTGGCTTCAAaatcttcctcctctctctcagTGGAAAAGGAATTCAATATCCATGTGTATTtgcactccaaattcatcacaCCCATCTTTGAACTTTTCTCTTACTTGTATTCCTAAATCTCCAAACTTTTTCACCTTCTCCATAGTAGCCAACTTCAAGAATCCTAtatctctctttgtttcaaaaCCTTTCAGAACCATTAACACTAATTCAAATACGTTCCTCAATGAAAATATCATCTCTACCCTATTGATGGGTTTTGTCGACGTAGTTCTCAACTACAACGTCAAGAGAACTTGTTCAATCCAAATACAAAACCTAGGCTCCACTTCTAACCTCAAAGACGTGTTCAACCTCGCGTTCTTCACTTTCGTGTTCCTCATCTGCATCTATGAAGCGCCCACGAGCCTTCGAACAACTTGTCTCAAAACGGTGAAAGATCAGCTAGTAACTTGTAGGTCAAGGAAGGGCTCTAAGTTGCTCATGGTGCAACTAGGCTCTAACCTTGAAGAACAATGGATGAGATCGTTAAATCTTGCGATAACCAACTGGATCATCGAGGTCAAAGCGTTTCAGCATCTCAAGTCTCCTTCTCCATTGTTTTCATATGCTTTCTCGACTCAAGGTTTGTGGAAAGTTCATATGTATTGTCCTCTGGTagcaatggaaatggagagCGTAAACAGTGCTTTAAACGACGAGAGATTGTTCTTCTCGCTCAACTATCATCAACTCGAAGGTGTGATCCAATTCAACCACAAGATTTACGTTCGTGAAAAGTGGTTTAACATCGCAGTTAATATTGATAACGTCAG GTGCGACATAATTAGACTTGTGAACGAGAAGCTTCTATCGGACCGCGGCATGGGAACAGAGGAAAAACATTTTCCGTCACGAATATCATTGCAACTAACGCCAACGATTCAATCCAACATCTTAATGGTCTCAGTAcaaaaatcatcagaaaaccCATTGACAGAATTCGAAGTAGAGAAAGGCATAGAAGCAGCAATAGACCCACCAAACACGTTCTTTGGACTCAAAGTCTCAGCCAACGAGACGACAACAAAAAGCATGAAGCCATGGAAGTTCGAGGAATGGGTGCATGGTTACAGCGCCAATCTCACTTGGTTTCTCCATGACCTAGACGATGGAAGAGAAGTTTCATCTTCTAAACCGTCGAAGGTATCGAGGATGAACCCTCGAGCTTGGTTCAAGAACCGGTACTCGAGCGCGTTTAGACCGTTCACGAAGCAAGGAGGAGTTGTGTTCGCAGGAGATAGCTACGGGCAAAGCGTATTGTGGAAGGTTGATAAAACGGCAATTGGGAAAGTAATGGAGTTTGAGGTTAAAGGTTGCGTTTGGTTGACTTATTGGCCTAACAAGCATCATACGTTTTATAGTGATACTAGAAAGTTGGAATTTAAGGAGATGCTTTACCTCAATCTTCCTtag